TGTAATTTCTCCTTTTGCATTCTTTGTATAAAATTCTGGATTGCTTGTTAACCAAGTATGATCCCATCCTGTATGGTTTGGAACCCAATCTAAAATTACATACATGTCATTTTCATGTGCCGTTTTTACCAATTTTCTAAAATCTTCAATGGTACCAAATTCTGGATTGATCTTCGTAAAATCGGTTACAGCATAGTAACTTCCTAAATATTTTTTTCTTTCCCCTTCTGGAAACTCCGAAGCAAACTTATCTCCAGTTGCTTTTCTCTTCGTTTCTGAAATTGGAAATATGGGCATTAACCATATAATTTTTACGCCTAATTCTTTTAATTGAGGAATGTCTTTTGTGAATTGCTCAAAGGTTCCTTCCTTTGAATACTGTCTAATATTTGCTTCATATATAACCGCATTTTCCATCATGTTATCTGAAACAGGGGCTATTTTAGCTACCGCTGCTGGAGTGGTAACTTTGGCTTCTTCCTTTTTTTCAGTTTTACATGCAAAAACGATACATAAACTTGCAATAATTAACGTTAGTTTCTTCATACTCTTTAGTTGTTTTCTAATAATACAATTGTATAAGGGGTGTTTATAACTATTTTTCCGTTGGTTACTTTTATTTCTTGATTTGAATACGCGTCTTTTAATAAAGTTCCTTCTTTAAATACAGCTGCTACATCAAGGGTTTTCTCTCCTTTAGGTAAGTCTAAACCGATTACTATTTCTTCTTTAAAAGTACCTTGCTCAAAACTTCTTTTGAATAGATATGGTCTTTCAGAAATCATTAGATGTTTTCCTGCTCCAACCGCTGGGTGATTCTTTCTAAACTTTCCTAATTTCTGCCAATGTGCTAGCAAATCTTTAGTATCTTGTTTTTTTAGTTCCTCCCAATCCATTGGAGAACGTAAATTAGCATCTCCTTCTGCTCCTTCTATGATTAACGGACGTGCTACTTCATCTCCATAGTATATTTGTGATGTACCTGGTGATAACAACAGTTTTGTAGCTGTTTCATAAGCTTTTTCTCTTTTAGGATCAAAAGGTTGTCCATCATCATGTGAGGTCATGTAGTTTAAGGTTTCAAAACCTTTTAACTCATTATGCAAGGCTTTGTCATACTTAGCAAATAGGGCTTCGTAACTAGGGAGTTGCTTTGCATTCCATTTAAATTCAAAGTTGATTAAGCTGTTGAAAGCCTTATCGAAATAGTTTACTTTCTTATCTCCAAAATCATAGAACTGTCCACCACTAATTCCATATCCATAGACTTCTCCAACTAGATAAAAGTCTTTTCCTAAGTATTCTGTTGGATGTGCTGATTTAAACTCTTCATATGCGGTATCGCAGATGGTTTTAAATTCTTGCCATACATTTTCTTCTACGTGTTTTACCGTATCTACACGGTACCCATCAATTCCGAATTCTTTGACATAATCTGCCAACCATTTCATAATATAAAATCGTGGTGCTCTAGGATATCCGGTTTTCTTAAAAAACTCGTCCAGTTCTTTTACTTCCTGCTCATAACGTCCTTCTGCTTTCCATTTTTTAACCAATTCTTCTGGTAAGGCTACTTCTTCATTACTTTCTGTTAATACATCTGGTAAGTTTCTTACAAGTGTACAGGTTACCGTTGTTTCATAGTTTTTATATACACATTGCGGGGTTGTGCGCACCCAATTTTCTTCCCAAACCTTATCCTTGGCTGTTACCGGACCAATGTGGTTTACAACGGCATCTAACAAAATTCTAATTTTGTGTTTATGTGCTGTTTTGATAAGCTCTTTAAGGTCTTCTTCAGTTCCAAAATTCGGATCCAATTGTGTCCAATCTTTGGTCCAATATCCATGAAAACCATAAGTATACCCCGTATCTTCATCGGTTCCATCATGAATTTGCTCTACGATAGGCGACATCCATATAGCATTAACTCCTAATTCATCAAAGTATCCTTCTTTTATTTTTTTGGTAATTCCTTTTAAGTCTCCTCCTTCAAATCCTCTGAATTTTGATGGTTCATGTGTTCTATTAAAGTTCACATCGTTGGAGGTGTCTCCATTATGAAACCTATCGGTAAGTAAAAAGTATAAGTTTGCTCCATTCCAAACAAACGGAACTTCTTGCTTTAGTTTTTTCTCTTCTTTTTTACAAGAAAATAAGGTGATGCATCCTATGAAAACAATGAGTAGTTTCTTCATTTTATAGTTTTATGGTAATTTTTTTGGTCTTTTTGGTATTCCAATCAAAAGATACTAAAAGACTTTTATTGGTTTTGTTCCAAACAATTGCTTGTTTCTTTCTTCCTATTTTTACTTCTTTTGGTGCTTTTTGTATGTTGTGTACAATTAGCTTTATATCTTTTTTAGATGCGCTAAATTGTTTTCCTATAGCATCTTTCAACTCAATCGTTAAACAATCCTTTTCAAATTCACTGTTAAAGGTTAACAGTTCAAATTGGTCTTTCTGAATTGCATTAGCAGTCACACCATTGTCATTGTATAGGTTTCTTTTACTTTTCTTTACAGATGCATCATGGTAATAGTGTACTTCTATGTTATTTCCTTTATAGCTATCTGTAGATTGAACAAGCTTAGTCATCGGTATAAATGCACCTGCTCTTACATAAGTAGGAATCGAATTTTCTTTCGTTACTACTTGTTTTTTCTGTCCTCCATTAACTTTATCACCGGTGTAAAAATCAAACCATACAGCATCTTTTGGAAAATACACTTCTTGCTGAGTTACTTTTGAATTTAAGATAGGTGTAATTAAGAAATCATTTCCCCATAAATAGGTCGAAGCTAATTTTTGTAATTCTTCATTGGTTGAATTCTCAAAAAACAAAGGTCTCATTAAAGGTTTCCCAAATTGACTATTTTCATATACTAAATGATAGTTATATGGCAATAATTTATAACGTAACTCTATCGATTGTTTTGCTAGTTCTTTTGCTTTTTTTGAACGAAATACAGGTTCACTAGGTACTTCTTCTTGTGCATGGGGTCTAAAGATTGGTTGAAATACACCGTATTGTAGCCATCGAGTATATAATTCGTCATCTAAATTTGCACCTGCAAAACCTCCCAAGTCAGAATGCATATATCCTATTCCTTGCATTCCCATTTGCAATGATATCTCTGGCTGGCTTTGTAAGCCTCCCCAAGTTCTATTTACATCTCCAGACCATGGTACTAAACCAAAGCGTTGAGAACCTGAATATCCTGCACGCATTAGAATAAATGGTCTTTCATTTGGGTATTCTTTTTGAAAACCTTCAGCAATTAATCGTGCCCAATCATGTCCATAAATATTATGTACTTCATCGGCAGTTCCTGTAGCATGTTCTACCCAAGATGGGTGTACTTCTGGTTCTCCTAAATCTCCCCAGAAACCTTGTACTCCCATACTTTTGATTCCTTTATAAATATTCCAAAACCATGCTCTTCCTTCTTTTTTATAGATATCTACAATCCCCGTATTTCCAAAGTAAAAATCATATCTCGCAGGTTTACCAACAGAATCTTTTGCTAATACATCTTTCGCTACCGCCTCTTTCCATTTTTTAGATGTTGACAATACAAATGGTTCTGTTATTAAGACTGTTTTTACTCCTTTACTTTTAAGGTTTTGTACCATCTGCTTCATATCAGGAAATGAATCTTTATAGACTTCTAAATTCCCCATGGTTCCTTTTAAGTCTTTTCCAAACCAATATAAATCAAGGATGATTGCATCTACAGGAATATTTTCTTCTTTGAATTTTGCAATGGTATTTTCCGTTTCTTTTTGAGAATGATATCCAAACCTACTTGAAAAATTACCAAGTGCCCAACGTGGTAACATCGGTTGTTTTCCGGTTAATTGGGTATAATTTCCTATTAAATCTAACCAAGAATCTCCTACAATTACTTGATAAGTTTTTCTTCCTGAGATTGTTTCATAGGTCAAAGCATTGTCTTTATGACTATCTAAATCTAAATAACCTATAGGAGCGTTGTCAAAATGAATTGCATATTTCTTTGATGATAAAACCAATGGCATTGAAAAGTTCATCAGCTTAGATCTATCTTCATAACCATAATGCGCTTTGTTATACAATTCTAAACGATTTCCTCTACGATTCATTCCTAAAGCTCTTGCTCCTCCTCCATATAAAACTTCTTCTGGAGTTAGCCCAAATCGTATGGTTTCATAATCATCATTCTTTTGATATCCGTTTTTCTCTTCTGTTACTTTTTTTCCCTTGTACCAATACGAAACTTTAAAAGGTTGTTTATTTATTACAATGGATAGTTCATTTGTTTTAAACTCAATCTGTTTATCGCTCTCAACAAACTTAGCTTTGTTATATGTTGATGTCAAGACTACTGCATGAGATGCTTTTGTCGCTTCTTTTTCTCCCTTCGGGATAAAGGTTGTTTCTGAAATTTCTGAAGAATAGAATTGTATTTTATAGCTACCATCAGACACCTTTACAAGTAATTGATTGTTTGTATAAGTAGCTCCTACGAATGTTCTAGGTTGCATAGTATCTTTAAACAACCAAGCAATGGCTTCTTCAAAATTGGTTCTCCAAAGTTTTTCATCATGTTTTCCCTCTGGAACTACTTTAGATTTAATATTATCTGCATTAAAACCTTCTTCTTTTAAGGTTTTAACCATGGCATTCATATCTCGTGCAGTTTGGCTGATTTCATTAAAAGCAACATTGTTTCCTTCTTTAGCTCCTGCTAAAAAATACATCTTAGTATCGTTAAGTTTTCCATGTGTTTGAGAATACTCCTTCACTTCTGGAGCAAACCAAAATGCCGGAGAAAACACACCTACTTTTCCAAATACTTTTGGGTATTTTAATGCTGCATAATGAGAAATTAGCCCTCCCATTGAACTTCCGATAATTCCAGTATTAGTTTTATCTTTTAAAGTTCTGTAGTTTTTATCGATATATGGCTTAAGATTTTTTACTACAAAATCTAAATAAGCATCTCCTTCCCCTCCTCCATATTTATTGTTTGTCCAAGGAGAATATTCATCTAAGCGTTTTTTACCACCATTATCAATTCCTACAACTATTAATTGTAAATTTTTGTCTTTAAATAATTTATTTAGTGTTTCATCTACTTCCCATTCTCCTGAAAAGGATGTTTTCTTATCAAACAAATTCTGCGCATCGTGCATGT
The sequence above is a segment of the Tenacibaculum sp. 190130A14a genome. Coding sequences within it:
- a CDS encoding TIM-barrel domain-containing protein; protein product: MKNIINIAFLFIGLTVFGQVTIVVEELPEGTPKDAPIYVSGDFEGWTGGNEKFQLTQKDGKYSITLPQKSNNILFKFTQGTWKTAECDANGKSIDNRIHNFNTGKDTIKVKIAGWSHLFSPEEASTASKNVTVLTKEFEIPELHRKRTVRLYLPPNYNSSKESYPVVYMHDAQNLFDKKTSFSGEWEVDETLNKLFKDKNLQLIVVGIDNGGKKRLDEYSPWTNNKYGGGEGDAYLDFVVKNLKPYIDKNYRTLKDKTNTGIIGSSMGGLISHYAALKYPKVFGKVGVFSPAFWFAPEVKEYSQTHGKLNDTKMYFLAGAKEGNNVAFNEISQTARDMNAMVKTLKEEGFNADNIKSKVVPEGKHDEKLWRTNFEEAIAWLFKDTMQPRTFVGATYTNNQLLVKVSDGSYKIQFYSSEISETTFIPKGEKEATKASHAVVLTSTYNKAKFVESDKQIEFKTNELSIVINKQPFKVSYWYKGKKVTEEKNGYQKNDDYETIRFGLTPEEVLYGGGARALGMNRRGNRLELYNKAHYGYEDRSKLMNFSMPLVLSSKKYAIHFDNAPIGYLDLDSHKDNALTYETISGRKTYQVIVGDSWLDLIGNYTQLTGKQPMLPRWALGNFSSRFGYHSQKETENTIAKFKEENIPVDAIILDLYWFGKDLKGTMGNLEVYKDSFPDMKQMVQNLKSKGVKTVLITEPFVLSTSKKWKEAVAKDVLAKDSVGKPARYDFYFGNTGIVDIYKKEGRAWFWNIYKGIKSMGVQGFWGDLGEPEVHPSWVEHATGTADEVHNIYGHDWARLIAEGFQKEYPNERPFILMRAGYSGSQRFGLVPWSGDVNRTWGGLQSQPEISLQMGMQGIGYMHSDLGGFAGANLDDELYTRWLQYGVFQPIFRPHAQEEVPSEPVFRSKKAKELAKQSIELRYKLLPYNYHLVYENSQFGKPLMRPLFFENSTNEELQKLASTYLWGNDFLITPILNSKVTQQEVYFPKDAVWFDFYTGDKVNGGQKKQVVTKENSIPTYVRAGAFIPMTKLVQSTDSYKGNNIEVHYYHDASVKKSKRNLYNDNGVTANAIQKDQFELLTFNSEFEKDCLTIELKDAIGKQFSASKKDIKLIVHNIQKAPKEVKIGRKKQAIVWNKTNKSLLVSFDWNTKKTKKITIKL
- a CDS encoding alpha-amylase family glycosyl hydrolase, with product MKKLLIVFIGCITLFSCKKEEKKLKQEVPFVWNGANLYFLLTDRFHNGDTSNDVNFNRTHEPSKFRGFEGGDLKGITKKIKEGYFDELGVNAIWMSPIVEQIHDGTDEDTGYTYGFHGYWTKDWTQLDPNFGTEEDLKELIKTAHKHKIRILLDAVVNHIGPVTAKDKVWEENWVRTTPQCVYKNYETTVTCTLVRNLPDVLTESNEEVALPEELVKKWKAEGRYEQEVKELDEFFKKTGYPRAPRFYIMKWLADYVKEFGIDGYRVDTVKHVEENVWQEFKTICDTAYEEFKSAHPTEYLGKDFYLVGEVYGYGISGGQFYDFGDKKVNYFDKAFNSLINFEFKWNAKQLPSYEALFAKYDKALHNELKGFETLNYMTSHDDGQPFDPKREKAYETATKLLLSPGTSQIYYGDEVARPLIIEGAEGDANLRSPMDWEELKKQDTKDLLAHWQKLGKFRKNHPAVGAGKHLMISERPYLFKRSFEQGTFKEEIVIGLDLPKGEKTLDVAAVFKEGTLLKDAYSNQEIKVTNGKIVINTPYTIVLLENN